Proteins co-encoded in one Flavobacterium fluviale genomic window:
- a CDS encoding helix-turn-helix domain-containing protein: protein MNISEETFISNLGIHIRQLREKKGLSQQALADDCDITRNQIGRIERAEINTGIKTLIRISNALDIDLKELLDFPLK, encoded by the coding sequence ATGAATATTTCAGAAGAAACTTTTATCTCAAATCTTGGCATTCACATAAGACAGCTACGTGAAAAGAAAGGCTTATCACAACAAGCTTTAGCTGATGATTGCGACATTACAAGAAATCAAATTGGGAGAATTGAAAGAGCTGAAATAAATACTGGCATAAAAACTTTAATAAGAATATCAAATGCTTTAGATATTGACCTTAAAGAATTGCTTGATTTTCCTTTGAAATAA
- a CDS encoding dipeptidase, with protein MENIKSYVQQHKDRFINELIELLKIPSVSADTAYSQDVIDTAEAVKESLTKAGCDLVEVCDTPGYPIIYGEKIIDPNLPTVLVYGHYDVQPPDPLELWTSPPFEPVIKKTDIHPEGAIFARGACDDKGQMYMHVKALELMVQSNTLPCNVKFMIEGEEEVGSASLAWFVERNQEKLKNDVILISDTGMISNQQPSITTGLRGLSYVEVEVTGPNRDLHSGLYGGAVANPINILAKMIASLHDENNHITIPGFYDKVQELSAEERAEMAKAPFSLEKYKNALNIADVYGEKGYVTNERNSIRPTLDVNGIWGGYQGEGAKTVIASKAFAKISMRLVPNQEWEEITELFTKHFTSIAPAGVTVKVTPHHGGQGYVTPIDSIGYQAANKAYTETFGVPAIPVRSGGSIPIVALFEKELKSKTILMGFGLDSDAIHSPNEHFGIFNYLKGIETIPLFYKYFVELSSK; from the coding sequence ATGGAAAATATTAAGTCGTACGTTCAACAACATAAAGATCGGTTTATCAATGAATTGATCGAATTATTAAAGATTCCGTCGGTTAGTGCCGACACTGCATATTCTCAAGATGTTATTGATACAGCAGAAGCTGTAAAAGAAAGTTTAACAAAAGCAGGCTGCGATTTAGTCGAAGTTTGCGATACTCCGGGTTATCCAATTATTTATGGAGAAAAAATAATCGACCCAAATCTTCCAACGGTTTTGGTTTACGGCCACTATGATGTGCAGCCGCCAGATCCATTAGAATTATGGACTTCACCGCCATTTGAACCCGTTATTAAAAAAACAGATATTCACCCAGAAGGCGCAATCTTCGCGCGTGGAGCTTGTGACGACAAAGGTCAGATGTACATGCACGTAAAAGCGCTTGAGTTAATGGTACAAAGCAATACGTTGCCTTGTAACGTGAAATTCATGATCGAAGGAGAAGAAGAAGTAGGTTCGGCAAGTTTGGCTTGGTTCGTAGAACGCAATCAGGAAAAACTGAAAAACGACGTAATCTTGATTTCAGATACAGGAATGATTTCTAACCAACAGCCGTCGATTACGACTGGTTTAAGAGGTTTGAGTTATGTTGAGGTAGAAGTTACAGGTCCAAACCGCGATTTGCATTCTGGTTTATACGGCGGGGCAGTAGCGAACCCAATTAATATTTTGGCCAAAATGATTGCTTCTCTTCACGACGAAAACAATCATATTACGATTCCAGGATTCTACGATAAAGTTCAGGAATTATCTGCTGAAGAAAGAGCTGAAATGGCAAAAGCCCCTTTTAGTTTAGAAAAATATAAAAATGCTTTGAACATTGCTGATGTTTACGGCGAAAAAGGATATGTAACCAACGAAAGAAACTCAATTCGTCCGACATTGGACGTAAACGGAATCTGGGGCGGTTATCAAGGTGAAGGTGCTAAAACGGTTATTGCGAGTAAAGCTTTTGCTAAAATCTCGATGCGTTTGGTTCCAAACCAAGAGTGGGAAGAAATTACAGAATTGTTTACAAAACATTTTACAAGCATTGCACCAGCTGGAGTTACGGTAAAAGTAACGCCGCATCACGGTGGTCAAGGTTATGTTACGCCAATTGACAGCATTGGATATCAGGCGGCAAATAAAGCGTATACAGAGACGTTTGGAGTTCCTGCAATTCCAGTTCGTTCTGGAGGAAGTATTCCGATTGTTGCTTTGTTTGAAAAAGAATTAAAAAGCAAAACGATCCTAATGGGATTTGGTTTGGATTCTGATGCGATTCACTCACCAAACGAACATTTCGGAATCTTTAATTACTTGAAAGGAATTGAAACTATTCCGTTGTTTTACAAGTATTTTGTGGAGCTTTCTTCTAAGTAG
- a CDS encoding glycosyltransferase 61 family protein → MMFRQGKLLESLAVKSWEIAPGNTTISKKAYFLENQLERVTGSAYTDDPHAVMHGGISIVHNPTLAYLLKNIWMINGSIYKGLHQFQLHHKSKLSSKMNYFPPVIFDTEIKNASIYSSYDGNEFFGLWLTDDCTNYKLAAVEGTPITTDIFTSPHMLEYESLLNMNPYRTNAVYLKDAVFFDDDWGNNKKKQEIFNSNKELLLSKFASNSHPGVFILRRNSGKTRIMLNEIEIAELMREKYGFKIVDVTQQSVQEIIAACAGAGIIAGIEGSHLMHGLMVLEPGASVLTLQPPNRFCGVLKITTDMQDLNYAFVVGIQKEENFYINFEEVEKTLSLLRF, encoded by the coding sequence ATGATGTTTCGGCAGGGAAAATTATTAGAAAGTTTAGCCGTCAAATCTTGGGAAATTGCACCAGGTAATACAACGATTTCCAAAAAAGCTTATTTTTTAGAGAACCAGCTTGAGCGTGTAACAGGCAGTGCCTATACCGACGACCCCCATGCGGTCATGCACGGCGGAATCTCCATTGTACATAATCCAACCCTCGCTTATCTTCTCAAAAATATCTGGATGATTAATGGTTCTATTTACAAAGGACTGCATCAATTTCAATTGCATCATAAATCCAAACTTAGCAGTAAGATGAATTATTTTCCGCCTGTCATTTTTGATACGGAGATAAAAAATGCATCAATTTACAGCTCTTATGATGGGAATGAATTTTTTGGGCTTTGGTTAACAGATGACTGCACAAACTACAAATTAGCTGCTGTTGAAGGAACTCCAATAACAACAGATATTTTTACAAGTCCGCATATGTTAGAGTACGAAAGCTTGTTGAATATGAATCCGTACCGAACCAATGCAGTATATTTGAAAGATGCTGTTTTTTTTGATGACGATTGGGGAAATAATAAGAAAAAGCAAGAAATATTTAATTCGAATAAAGAGCTGCTGTTGTCTAAGTTTGCTTCAAATTCACATCCGGGAGTTTTTATTTTACGTCGTAATTCGGGAAAAACCCGAATAATGTTAAATGAAATTGAAATTGCCGAACTAATGCGTGAAAAATACGGTTTCAAAATTGTAGATGTTACTCAGCAAAGTGTTCAAGAAATTATTGCGGCCTGTGCAGGAGCTGGAATTATTGCTGGAATAGAAGGAAGTCATCTCATGCATGGGCTAATGGTGCTCGAGCCTGGAGCTTCTGTTTTAACCTTACAGCCGCCAAATCGATTTTGCGGTGTTCTAAAAATAACAACCGACATGCAAGATCTAAACTACGCCTTTGTAGTCGGAATTCAAAAAGAGGAAAATTTCTATATCAATTTTGAAGAAGTTGAGAAAACGCTTTCTTTATTAAGGTTCTAA
- a CDS encoding DUF6624 domain-containing protein, with product MKIILAFFLLVLNCVFGQAQTYKDWIQKGDSCYRAENYKLSVTYFEKAFKIEHKNSGDLYNGGCAASLALENKKAFQWLNLAIDNGYEGIAHMQIDNDLKRLHTDAEWKKTIEKLQKKLDIIEANYDKPLQKELLAIYTDDQGIRGEFMKVYKDPNYDKKKIDSIGKLMGKQDSINLVKVMKILDEKGWVGKNVVGAQANQTLFLVIQHSDLKYQQKYLPMMREAVKKGNANPGNLAYLEDRVALREGKRQIYGSQSSRNKTTNKWYISPMIDPDDVDKRRASVGLGTIAEYAAKMNIEWNLEAYKKELPEIEKLENIK from the coding sequence ATGAAAATAATACTTGCTTTCTTTTTACTAGTACTAAACTGTGTTTTCGGTCAGGCTCAAACTTACAAAGATTGGATTCAAAAAGGAGATTCTTGTTATAGGGCAGAAAATTATAAATTATCTGTTACTTATTTTGAAAAAGCCTTTAAAATAGAACACAAAAACTCAGGTGATCTATACAATGGAGGATGTGCCGCATCTTTGGCTTTGGAAAACAAAAAAGCATTTCAATGGTTAAATCTCGCAATTGACAATGGATATGAAGGCATTGCACACATGCAGATAGACAATGATCTGAAGCGTTTGCATACAGATGCAGAATGGAAAAAAACAATTGAGAAATTACAGAAAAAATTAGATATTATTGAAGCCAATTACGACAAGCCTCTGCAAAAAGAGCTTTTGGCAATTTATACTGATGACCAAGGTATTCGTGGGGAATTTATGAAAGTTTATAAAGATCCCAACTATGATAAAAAGAAAATTGACAGCATTGGTAAATTAATGGGGAAGCAAGACAGTATTAATCTCGTTAAGGTCATGAAGATTTTGGACGAAAAAGGCTGGGTTGGAAAAAATGTGGTGGGGGCACAAGCCAATCAAACCTTGTTTTTGGTGATTCAGCATTCTGATTTAAAATATCAGCAGAAATATTTACCAATGATGCGAGAAGCTGTTAAAAAAGGTAACGCAAATCCAGGAAACTTAGCCTATCTAGAAGACAGAGTGGCTTTAAGAGAAGGAAAAAGACAAATTTATGGAAGTCAGTCTTCTAGAAATAAAACGACTAATAAATGGTATATTTCGCCTATGATCGATCCGGATGATGTAGATAAGAGACGTGCTTCGGTTGGGCTTGGTACTATAGCTGAATATGCAGCCAAAATGAATATTGAATGGAATCTGGAGGCTTATAAAAAGGAATTGCCAGAAATAGAAAAACTTGAAAATATTAAATAA
- a CDS encoding BlaI/MecI/CopY family transcriptional regulator translates to MTQLTNAEEQLMEHLWKLEKAFMKDLLEAYPEPKPATTTVATLLKRMIDKKFVAYNEFGNSREYYPLVKKTTYFSKHVNGLISNFFNNSASQFASFFTTETNLSASELEDLKKIIDSEIQKKKK, encoded by the coding sequence ATGACACAATTAACAAACGCAGAAGAACAATTAATGGAACATTTATGGAAGCTTGAAAAAGCTTTTATGAAAGATCTGCTTGAAGCTTATCCCGAACCAAAGCCTGCAACTACAACAGTCGCGACTTTATTAAAACGAATGATCGATAAGAAATTTGTGGCGTATAACGAATTCGGGAATTCACGCGAATATTACCCGCTGGTTAAAAAAACAACTTATTTCTCTAAACACGTAAACGGATTGATCAGTAATTTTTTTAATAATTCCGCTTCGCAGTTTGCGTCGTTTTTTACCACCGAAACCAATTTATCGGCATCGGAATTGGAAGATCTTAAAAAAATAATCGATTCAGAAATTCAAAAAAAGAAAAAATGA